In one Cellulomonas sp. JZ18 genomic region, the following are encoded:
- a CDS encoding helix-turn-helix domain-containing protein, with protein MSRHVRVATGGADRASEPAPRGFGPGMVGRVREAHERFVLAGGEPGHGVRPVVAESWRRSRRVGVDPELPNPPVDLSDPELHRLRAAHPISGAVPVVRRLLVEPASGWVATFADETGRILWVDGDRDLRRPLDQVGLVEGAAWREDAVGTNGIGTALQTRRPLQVLSTEHWARVVHPWNCAAAPVRDPSGRLVGVLDVTGREETASWMALALVRATVAAVEATIASTVPQPPVTRLEVLGTHGGTLHTPQGRRRLTCRHAEILLLLAEHPGGLTGDELTVLLSEAELSEVTVRAEISRLRRLVGPLLSESRPYRLTSPLQTDVDHVRDALAVGDVSGALAAYPGPVLPRSSAPGVQRVRDALVGWLRASTLASRDVDLVARWTGGDEGADDWEAWQTLARIAPIGSAAHLRAHTRLAQLDRTLR; from the coding sequence ATGAGCCGACACGTCCGGGTCGCCACCGGCGGCGCCGACCGGGCCTCCGAACCCGCCCCGCGCGGCTTCGGCCCCGGCATGGTGGGGCGTGTCCGCGAGGCGCACGAGCGCTTCGTGCTGGCCGGGGGCGAACCGGGGCACGGCGTGCGGCCGGTCGTCGCGGAGTCGTGGCGCCGCAGCCGGCGGGTCGGCGTGGACCCGGAGCTGCCGAACCCGCCCGTCGACCTGTCCGACCCCGAGCTGCACCGCCTGCGCGCGGCGCACCCGATCTCGGGTGCGGTGCCGGTGGTGCGCCGCCTGCTCGTGGAGCCGGCGTCCGGCTGGGTCGCCACGTTCGCCGACGAGACGGGCCGGATCCTGTGGGTGGACGGCGACCGCGACCTGCGCCGTCCCCTCGACCAGGTCGGTCTCGTCGAGGGCGCCGCGTGGCGCGAGGACGCCGTCGGCACCAACGGCATCGGCACGGCGCTGCAGACCCGCCGGCCGCTGCAGGTGCTGAGCACCGAGCACTGGGCGCGCGTGGTGCACCCGTGGAACTGCGCGGCCGCACCCGTGCGGGACCCGTCCGGCCGGCTCGTCGGCGTGCTCGACGTGACGGGCCGCGAGGAGACCGCGTCGTGGATGGCGCTCGCGCTCGTGCGGGCCACGGTCGCCGCCGTCGAGGCGACCATCGCCTCCACCGTGCCGCAGCCGCCCGTGACCCGCCTCGAGGTGCTCGGGACGCACGGCGGCACGCTGCACACGCCCCAGGGCCGGCGCCGCCTCACGTGCCGCCACGCCGAGATCCTCCTGCTGCTCGCCGAGCACCCCGGCGGCCTCACGGGCGACGAGCTCACGGTGCTCCTCTCCGAGGCCGAGCTGTCCGAGGTCACCGTCCGCGCCGAGATCTCCCGCCTGCGCCGCCTGGTCGGCCCGCTGCTGTCGGAGTCGCGCCCCTACCGCCTCACGTCGCCGCTGCAGACCGACGTCGACCACGTGCGCGACGCGCTCGCCGTCGGGGACGTGTCCGGCGCGCTCGCGGCCTACCCCGGACCGGTGCTGCCGCGCTCGAGCGCGCCGGGCGTGCAGCGCGTGCGGGACGCGCTGGTCGGCTGGCTGCGGGCGTCCACGCTCGCGTCCCGGGACGTCGACCTCGTCGCCCGATGGACGGGCGGCGACGAGGGCGCCGACGACTGGGAGGCGTGGCAGACGCTCGCCCGCATCGCCCCCATCGGGTCCGCGGCCCACCTGCGCGCGCACACCCGCCTCGCGCAGCTCGACCGCACGCTGCGCTGA
- the rpmG gene encoding 50S ribosomal protein L33 → MAGKRADLRPVVKLRSTAGTGFTYVTRKNRRNTPDRLVLSKYDPVVRRHVDFREER, encoded by the coding sequence ATGGCCGGGAAGCGGGCCGACCTGCGGCCGGTCGTCAAGCTCCGGTCCACCGCGGGCACCGGGTTCACCTACGTGACGCGCAAGAACCGCCGGAACACCCCCGACCGCCTCGTGCTGAGCAAGTACGACCCGGTCGTGCGCCGGCACGTCGACTTCCGCGAGGAGCGCTGA
- the ykgO gene encoding type B 50S ribosomal protein L36, whose amino-acid sequence MKVRASLASLKKKDGSIVVRRRGKTYVINKRNPRWKARQG is encoded by the coding sequence ATGAAGGTCCGCGCGTCGCTCGCGTCGCTGAAGAAGAAGGACGGGTCCATCGTCGTGCGCCGCCGCGGCAAGACCTACGTGATCAACAAGCGCAACCCGCGGTGGAAGGCGAGGCAGGGCTGA
- a CDS encoding YibE/F family protein: MPELAAGDTLRVARMEVPETALDPLGDPDVMTTSYVFVDFVRGPPIALLAGVFAVLVVLVARWRGLAALAGVVVGLGVVAFFTLPALLQGRPAVPVALVTSVVIMFAVLYLAHGVSVRTSTALLGTLVGLAATCAIAAWAGGAAHLTGLSGEYALDLLASAPEVRLRAVLVCGMVLAGLGVLNDVTITQASAVWELHAARPTASARDLFGQGMRIGRDHIASTVYTIVFAYVGAALPMVLLVSLADRSFLELLTAGEIAEEVVRTLVGSIGLVLAIPATTALAALLVRLAARGATATPPDAVPAAAPTAR; this comes from the coding sequence GTGCCCGAGCTCGCCGCCGGCGACACGCTGCGGGTCGCGCGGATGGAGGTGCCGGAGACGGCGCTGGACCCGCTCGGCGACCCCGACGTCATGACGACGTCGTACGTCTTCGTCGACTTCGTGCGCGGACCGCCCATCGCGCTGCTCGCCGGGGTCTTCGCGGTGCTCGTGGTGCTCGTCGCGCGCTGGCGTGGGCTCGCGGCGCTCGCGGGCGTCGTCGTGGGGCTCGGCGTGGTCGCGTTCTTCACGCTGCCCGCGCTGCTGCAGGGCCGGCCGGCGGTGCCCGTCGCGCTCGTCACCAGCGTCGTCATCATGTTCGCGGTGCTGTACCTGGCGCACGGGGTGTCGGTGCGCACGTCGACGGCGCTGCTCGGCACGCTCGTCGGGCTGGCCGCGACCTGCGCCATCGCGGCGTGGGCCGGCGGGGCCGCGCACCTGACCGGGCTGTCGGGGGAGTACGCGCTCGACCTGCTGGCGTCCGCGCCCGAGGTGCGGCTGCGCGCGGTGCTGGTGTGCGGGATGGTGCTCGCGGGGCTCGGCGTCCTCAACGACGTCACGATCACCCAGGCGTCCGCGGTGTGGGAGCTGCACGCGGCGCGTCCGACCGCGTCGGCGCGCGACCTGTTCGGGCAGGGGATGCGGATCGGCCGCGACCACATCGCGTCGACCGTCTACACGATCGTCTTCGCCTACGTCGGCGCGGCCCTGCCGATGGTGCTGCTGGTGAGCCTGGCGGACCGGTCGTTCCTGGAGCTGCTCACGGCGGGGGAGATCGCCGAGGAGGTCGTGCGCACGCTCGTCGGCTCCATCGGCCTCGTCCTCGCCATCCCCGCGACGACGGCCCTGGCGGCCCTCCTCGTCCGCCTCGCCGCCCGAGGCGCGACCGCGACCCCGCCCGACGCGGTCCCCGCCGCAGCCCCCACCGCCCGCTGA
- a CDS encoding RNA methyltransferase: MLAAEVGEALPGARGLRDVPGRDDALELRLPGALAPVARLRTAVAAWVVVHLDVPRPRSITSPEHLQRVVDAVYASLRVAGSSTFRFEAAGSDSAAFRRLGELLHEATGLRHEPEHGDLVLRVRRGPRTGEAPDVDPGWDVLVRVGPRPLSARTWRVADFPGAANATIAAAMARLAGVHDDDRVLNLMCGSGTLLAERLLAGPAAAALGVDLAEPALDAARANLEAAGLLGRASRTSLVRGDATDADAVGAAVAAHLAVGDRPAAADVVLADPPWGTLHGSHAASPALHADLLRVAHAVSAPGARLVVLTHEVKVMERVVRDAADLWRPVSVTRVFAKGHHPRVHVLRRV, translated from the coding sequence GTGCTCGCCGCGGAGGTCGGCGAGGCGCTGCCCGGCGCCCGCGGGCTGCGCGACGTGCCGGGGCGTGACGACGCGCTCGAGCTGCGCCTGCCCGGCGCGCTCGCCCCCGTCGCCCGGCTGCGCACCGCGGTGGCCGCGTGGGTCGTCGTGCACCTCGACGTGCCGCGCCCCCGCTCGATCACGAGCCCGGAGCACCTCCAGCGGGTCGTCGACGCCGTGTACGCGTCCCTGCGGGTGGCCGGCTCGTCGACCTTCCGGTTCGAGGCGGCCGGCAGCGACTCCGCGGCGTTCCGCAGGCTCGGGGAGCTGCTGCACGAGGCCACGGGGCTGCGGCACGAGCCGGAGCACGGCGACCTCGTGCTGCGGGTGCGCCGCGGCCCCCGGACCGGCGAGGCGCCCGACGTGGACCCCGGGTGGGACGTGCTCGTGCGGGTCGGCCCCCGGCCGCTCTCCGCGCGCACGTGGCGCGTCGCCGACTTCCCCGGGGCCGCGAACGCCACGATCGCCGCGGCGATGGCCCGGCTCGCGGGGGTGCACGACGACGACCGCGTGCTCAACCTCATGTGCGGGTCCGGCACGCTGCTGGCCGAGCGGCTCCTGGCCGGTCCGGCCGCGGCCGCGCTGGGCGTGGACCTCGCCGAGCCGGCGCTCGACGCCGCGCGCGCGAACCTCGAGGCGGCGGGGCTGCTGGGGCGGGCGTCGCGCACGTCGCTCGTGCGCGGCGACGCCACCGACGCGGACGCGGTCGGTGCCGCGGTGGCCGCGCACCTCGCGGTGGGCGACCGGCCCGCGGCCGCCGACGTCGTCCTGGCCGACCCGCCGTGGGGGACGCTGCACGGCTCGCACGCGGCGAGCCCCGCGCTGCACGCCGACCTGCTGCGGGTGGCGCACGCCGTGTCGGCGCCCGGCGCCCGGCTGGTGGTGCTCACGCACGAGGTGAAGGTCATGGAGCGGGTCGTGCGCGACGCGGCGGACCTGTGGCGGCCGGTGTCCGTCACGCGCGTCTTCGCGAAGGGGCACCACCCGCGCGTGCACGTGCTGCGGCGGGTCTGA
- a CDS encoding transglutaminase family protein, whose amino-acid sequence MTTTDDAARPAGRAYDLVHRTTYEYPAPVTDSYGRTTMTPRDLPDQRLVTTSLTVDPVPADTQTHVDWFGSTTTYFGVTAPHTRLVVTSRSTLEVSRVAPARADLPDVRWRGVARAVAAGDLGTLHTDASGLVALREAVLPSVHVTFVDEMRAWAAPSFAEDRPLADVVLDLLHRVRTELTYRSGSTTVHTTQAQLLAQGTGVCQDFAHLVIAALRLHGVPARYASGYIETRPRPGRAKLRGADASHAWVSVWLPGHGWLEADPTNDQLVDDRYVVLGWGRDYHDVPPLRGVIFTEGGGASPRVEVDLVPAGSDPFL is encoded by the coding sequence GTGACGACGACCGACGACGCCGCCCGCCCGGCGGGCCGCGCCTACGACCTCGTGCACCGCACGACGTACGAGTACCCCGCGCCGGTCACGGACTCCTACGGGCGCACCACCATGACGCCGCGCGACCTGCCCGACCAGCGCCTGGTCACCACGTCGCTGACCGTGGACCCCGTGCCGGCGGACACCCAGACGCACGTCGACTGGTTCGGCAGCACGACGACGTACTTCGGTGTCACCGCGCCGCACACGCGGCTCGTGGTCACGTCCCGCTCGACGCTCGAGGTCAGCCGCGTGGCGCCCGCACGCGCGGACCTGCCCGACGTGCGCTGGCGCGGCGTGGCGCGGGCGGTCGCGGCGGGCGACCTCGGCACGCTGCACACCGACGCGTCCGGCCTGGTCGCGCTGCGCGAGGCGGTCCTGCCGTCGGTGCACGTGACGTTCGTCGACGAGATGCGTGCGTGGGCGGCGCCGTCGTTCGCCGAGGACCGGCCCCTCGCCGACGTCGTCCTGGACCTCCTGCACCGCGTCCGCACGGAGCTGACCTACCGCTCCGGCTCCACGACCGTGCACACGACGCAGGCGCAGCTGCTGGCCCAGGGCACGGGCGTCTGCCAGGACTTCGCGCACCTCGTCATCGCGGCGCTGCGCCTGCACGGCGTCCCCGCGCGGTACGCGTCCGGGTACATCGAGACGCGGCCGCGGCCGGGCCGGGCCAAGCTGCGGGGCGCCGACGCGTCGCACGCCTGGGTGTCCGTGTGGCTGCCCGGGCACGGCTGGCTGGAGGCCGACCCGACGAACGACCAGCTCGTCGACGACCGGTACGTCGTGCTGGGCTGGGGGCGGGACTACCACGACGTCCCGCCGCTGCGCGGGGTCATCTTCACCGAGGGCGGCGGGGCGTCGCCGCGCGTCGAGGTCGACCTGGTGCCGGCGGGCTCCGACCCCTTCCTCTGA
- a CDS encoding TetR/AcrR family transcriptional regulator: MPKIIGASLHEHREQTRLRLFAALSTLMAERGFDGITLADIAAAAGVGRTAVYNHFPDKEALLLGFITHETEQYAVTLQSSLDDIEDPVEQLRAYVRAQASLTRVYHVAPGPELRSVLSRGAQQRVREHVVVVEQILRRILEAGIASGAFPEQDLATTVPLVNACLTGRNLPDVDGPERDHAVAQTEAFVLRAVGAGVPVPA, translated from the coding sequence ATGCCCAAGATCATCGGCGCGTCGCTGCACGAGCACCGCGAGCAGACCCGGCTGCGGCTGTTCGCCGCGCTGTCGACGCTCATGGCCGAGCGCGGGTTCGACGGCATCACGCTCGCCGACATCGCCGCCGCCGCGGGCGTGGGACGCACCGCCGTCTACAACCACTTCCCCGACAAGGAGGCGCTCCTGCTCGGGTTCATCACGCACGAGACCGAGCAGTACGCCGTCACGCTGCAGTCGTCCCTGGACGACATCGAGGACCCGGTGGAGCAGCTGCGCGCCTACGTCCGCGCGCAGGCGTCGCTGACCCGGGTCTACCACGTGGCCCCCGGGCCCGAGCTGCGGTCCGTCCTCTCCCGCGGCGCCCAGCAGCGGGTGCGCGAGCACGTCGTGGTGGTCGAGCAGATCCTGCGGCGCATCCTCGAGGCCGGCATCGCCTCCGGCGCGTTCCCCGAGCAGGACCTCGCGACCACCGTGCCCCTCGTGAACGCGTGCCTCACGGGCCGCAACCTGCCGGACGTCGACGGCCCCGAGCGCGACCACGCCGTCGCCCAGACCGAGGCCTTCGTCCTGCGCGCGGTGGGCGCAGGCGTGCCGGTGCCGGCCTGA
- the rpmB gene encoding 50S ribosomal protein L28, translated as MSRHCQVLGKVPSFGNAVSHSHRRTSRRFDPNVQRKRYWVPSLGRHVRLRVSTDGIKVIDRRGIDAVVAEILRRGEKL; from the coding sequence ATGAGCCGTCACTGCCAGGTGCTCGGGAAGGTGCCGTCCTTCGGCAACGCCGTCTCGCACTCGCACCGCCGCACGTCCCGTCGCTTCGACCCGAACGTCCAGCGCAAGCGGTACTGGGTGCCCTCGCTCGGTCGGCACGTGCGCCTGCGCGTCTCGACCGACGGCATCAAGGTCATCGACCGCCGGGGCATCGACGCCGTCGTCGCCGAGATCCTGCGCCGCGGGGAGAAGCTCTGA
- a CDS encoding type B 50S ribosomal protein L31 gives MKKGIHPDYRPVVFRDKSADFAFLTRSTATSSTTVEWEDGNTYPVIDVEISSASHPFWTGSARVMDTAGRVEKFQRRYGRGTGGTR, from the coding sequence GTGAAGAAGGGCATCCACCCCGACTACCGGCCCGTCGTGTTCCGCGACAAGTCGGCCGACTTCGCGTTCCTCACGCGGTCGACCGCCACGTCGTCGACGACCGTCGAGTGGGAGGACGGGAACACGTACCCCGTCATCGACGTCGAGATCTCGAGCGCGAGCCACCCGTTCTGGACCGGCAGCGCGCGCGTCATGGACACCGCCGGCCGCGTCGAGAAGTTCCAGCGCCGCTACGGCCGTGGGACGGGGGGCACGCGATGA
- a CDS encoding circularly permuted type 2 ATP-grasp protein yields MTDLLSSPRLVGDGPAVAHAPDWTWLPDPVDAPSADDLARAGREAEQILAERGVTYGADLPGGQGRWRLDPLPVVVDETEWAALDAALVQRAELLDAVLHDLYGPRRLLDDRLLPPTAVLAHPGFLRAVDGLRTPGGRELVLTATDLVRDASGGWCAVADRTQAPSGAGYAMEDRRVTAQVLAGVYRQAPIARLGPFFHALRRALRDVAPRTASDDPRIVLLSPGPGSETAFDQAYLASMLGLPLVEGRDLLVREGRVHLEGIDGLEPVDVILRRVDADWCDPLDLRAGSRLGVPGLVRAVRGGSVSVVNPLGASVLESPALLAYLPRLARAVLDQDLALPSAPTWWCGEEPALRHVLAYLDRLVVKPTAQGSDVTTVLGWSLSAAERDALAARIRAEPWAWVGQEPVGPTVGPHGGVGSDRPGAAGVGPADLGPRAAVLRAYAVAHAGTYTVMAGGLARVADAPVVSSSRGATAKDVWVLASQPTAPPDVAVREDAVAAVGRAVGAGISPRSAENLYWVGRYAERAEGGVRVLRAVADRWDDYHRTPGSAGGRALAVLLQALTPAALPDAAGTAGAAGHPDVADDERIGAGVPALRDLLVDRATPGSVAGAVHRLAGAAAAVRDQLSTDTFEPIARIERALRDERGRSRPRPADALGLVPEQTTAPTADQATDHATGRVTGRVTDHATEQAQDRAAQQAAAVTAGLRPTLDRVLTDLLALSGVAAEGLTRDVGWYLLDAGRRIERAQNLVDMLAATLVVRRSADVEDLLLESVLLANESGITYRRRHQGAPGVASVLDLLVHDRTNPRSLAFQLDRLLEDLEAVPAPWRSAGQRDHLLHGVAELVAELDTVVVGQVVSDDGRRVRLAEALESMLWRLRAASDEIERVHFVRPAASRALVDLWGATNLHEHDDAGGRA; encoded by the coding sequence GTGACCGACCTGCTCTCGTCGCCGCGCCTGGTGGGCGACGGACCGGCGGTCGCGCACGCCCCGGACTGGACGTGGCTGCCCGACCCGGTCGACGCACCGAGCGCGGACGACCTCGCGCGGGCCGGCCGCGAGGCCGAGCAGATCCTCGCGGAGCGCGGCGTCACCTACGGTGCCGACCTGCCCGGCGGGCAGGGGCGGTGGCGTCTCGACCCCCTGCCCGTGGTCGTCGACGAGACCGAGTGGGCCGCCCTCGACGCGGCGCTGGTGCAGCGCGCCGAGCTGCTCGACGCCGTCCTGCACGACCTGTACGGACCGCGCCGCCTGCTCGACGACCGTCTGCTCCCCCCGACCGCGGTGCTCGCCCACCCCGGGTTCCTGCGCGCGGTCGACGGCCTGCGCACGCCCGGCGGGCGTGAGCTCGTGCTCACCGCGACCGACCTCGTCCGGGACGCGTCCGGCGGCTGGTGCGCCGTCGCCGACCGCACGCAGGCACCGTCCGGTGCGGGGTACGCCATGGAGGACCGCCGCGTCACCGCGCAGGTGCTCGCCGGCGTGTACCGGCAGGCGCCGATCGCGCGCCTCGGGCCGTTCTTCCACGCGCTGCGACGCGCGCTGCGGGACGTCGCGCCGCGCACGGCGTCCGACGACCCCCGCATCGTCCTGCTCTCTCCCGGCCCGGGCAGCGAGACCGCGTTCGACCAGGCGTACCTCGCGTCCATGCTGGGGCTCCCCCTCGTCGAGGGACGCGACCTGCTCGTGCGCGAGGGGCGCGTCCACCTCGAGGGCATCGACGGGCTCGAGCCGGTCGACGTCATCCTGCGCCGCGTCGACGCCGACTGGTGCGACCCCCTCGACCTGCGCGCCGGGTCGCGCCTGGGCGTGCCGGGCCTCGTGCGGGCGGTGCGCGGCGGGTCCGTCAGCGTCGTCAACCCGCTCGGTGCGTCCGTGCTGGAGAGTCCCGCGCTCCTGGCGTACCTGCCGCGCCTGGCGCGCGCCGTGCTGGACCAGGACCTCGCGCTGCCGTCGGCACCGACGTGGTGGTGCGGTGAGGAGCCCGCCCTGCGGCACGTCCTCGCGTACCTCGACCGGCTCGTCGTGAAGCCCACCGCGCAGGGGTCGGACGTGACGACCGTGCTCGGCTGGTCGCTCTCGGCGGCGGAGCGGGACGCACTGGCCGCCCGGATCCGGGCGGAGCCGTGGGCGTGGGTCGGCCAGGAGCCGGTCGGCCCGACCGTGGGCCCGCACGGGGGCGTCGGGTCGGACCGTCCCGGCGCGGCGGGCGTCGGACCGGCCGACCTCGGCCCGCGCGCCGCCGTGCTGCGCGCGTACGCGGTCGCGCACGCCGGCACGTACACCGTCATGGCGGGTGGGCTGGCCCGCGTGGCCGACGCACCCGTCGTCTCGTCGTCGCGGGGCGCGACGGCCAAGGACGTCTGGGTGCTCGCGAGCCAGCCGACGGCGCCGCCGGACGTGGCGGTCCGCGAGGACGCCGTCGCCGCGGTCGGCCGCGCCGTGGGCGCCGGCATCTCGCCGCGCAGCGCGGAGAACCTGTACTGGGTGGGCCGCTACGCCGAGCGGGCCGAGGGCGGGGTGCGCGTGCTGCGCGCGGTCGCGGACCGGTGGGACGACTACCACCGGACGCCGGGGTCGGCGGGAGGACGCGCGCTCGCGGTGCTGCTGCAGGCGCTCACGCCCGCGGCGCTGCCGGACGCCGCCGGGACGGCCGGCGCCGCCGGGCACCCGGACGTCGCCGACGACGAGCGCATCGGGGCAGGCGTCCCGGCGCTGCGCGACCTGCTCGTCGACCGCGCGACGCCGGGCAGCGTCGCGGGGGCCGTGCACCGGCTCGCGGGCGCCGCGGCCGCCGTGCGGGACCAGCTCTCGACCGACACGTTCGAGCCGATCGCCCGCATCGAGCGGGCGCTGCGCGACGAGCGGGGCCGCTCCCGCCCGCGCCCCGCGGACGCGCTCGGCCTGGTCCCGGAGCAGACCACGGCACCGACCGCGGACCAGGCCACGGACCACGCCACGGGCCGGGTCACGGGCCGGGTCACGGACCACGCCACGGAGCAGGCCCAGGACCGGGCCGCGCAGCAGGCCGCCGCCGTCACGGCCGGCCTGCGCCCGACGCTCGACCGCGTGCTGACCGACCTGCTCGCGCTGTCCGGCGTGGCGGCCGAGGGCCTGACGCGCGACGTCGGCTGGTACCTGCTCGACGCGGGCCGGCGCATCGAGCGGGCGCAGAACCTCGTCGACATGCTCGCCGCCACGCTCGTCGTGCGCCGCTCGGCCGACGTCGAGGACCTCCTGCTGGAGTCGGTGCTGCTCGCCAACGAGTCGGGCATCACGTACCGCCGGCGGCACCAGGGCGCACCGGGCGTCGCCAGCGTCCTGGACCTGCTGGTGCACGACCGCACGAACCCCCGCTCGCTCGCGTTCCAGCTCGACCGCCTCCTCGAGGACCTCGAGGCCGTGCCCGCGCCGTGGCGGTCGGCCGGGCAGCGCGACCACCTGCTGCACGGCGTCGCGGAGCTCGTCGCCGAGCTCGACACGGTGGTCGTGGGTCAGGTCGTGTCGGACGACGGCCGCCGGGTCCGGCTCGCGGAGGCGCTCGAGTCGATGCTGTGGCGGCTGCGGGCCGCGTCCGACGAGATCGAGCGCGTGCACTTCGTGCGGCCGGCCGCGAGCCGCGCCCTCGTCGACCTGTGGGGTGCGACGAACCTGCACGAGCACGACGACGCGGGAGGACGGGCGTGA
- a CDS encoding lytic polysaccharide monooxygenase has product MHRRNRLRTLALAVPLAVAATTVVAAAPAAAHGSVTDPPTRNYRCWDVWGGRFQDPAMQTQDPMCWQAWQADTNAMWNWNGLYHEGIGGRHEELIPDGQLCSGGRTEGGRYDAMDVPGPWVATTVPQRFTLTLTDQAKHGADYLRVYVTKPGFDPTREAPAWDDMQLLKVTGRYAPAGEYRTDVDLTGRSGRAILYTIWQASHSDQPYYLCSDISVGGPAPTPTVTPTPTPTPTATPTRTPTPTPTPTPTPTVTPTATPTPTPTPGTGACTAAVRVVNSWPGGWQGELTVTAGASGTTGWRATVAGATVTQAWNASASGGALTNAAWNGTLAPGASTTAGFLASGSAGTPTATCTGA; this is encoded by the coding sequence ATGCACCGCAGGAACCGGCTGCGCACGCTCGCGCTCGCCGTGCCGCTGGCCGTCGCCGCGACGACCGTGGTCGCCGCCGCCCCGGCGGCGGCGCACGGCTCGGTGACGGACCCGCCCACCCGCAACTACCGCTGCTGGGACGTGTGGGGCGGCCGCTTCCAGGACCCCGCCATGCAGACGCAGGACCCGATGTGCTGGCAGGCCTGGCAGGCGGACACCAACGCGATGTGGAACTGGAACGGCCTCTACCACGAGGGCATCGGCGGCCGGCACGAGGAGCTCATCCCGGACGGGCAGCTGTGCTCGGGCGGCCGCACCGAGGGCGGCCGCTACGACGCGATGGACGTCCCGGGCCCGTGGGTCGCGACCACCGTGCCGCAGCGCTTCACGCTCACGCTCACCGACCAGGCGAAGCACGGCGCGGACTACCTGCGCGTGTACGTGACGAAGCCGGGCTTCGACCCCACCCGCGAGGCGCCCGCGTGGGACGACATGCAGCTGCTGAAGGTCACGGGCCGCTACGCGCCCGCCGGCGAGTACCGCACGGACGTCGACCTCACCGGTCGGTCGGGACGCGCGATCCTCTACACGATCTGGCAGGCCAGCCACAGCGACCAGCCCTACTACCTGTGCAGCGACATCAGCGTGGGCGGTCCGGCGCCCACCCCGACCGTCACGCCGACGCCGACCCCGACGCCGACGGCCACGCCGACCCGCACGCCGACCCCCACGCCGACGCCGACTCCCACGCCGACCGTCACCCCGACCGCCACGCCCACCCCCACCCCGACGCCCGGCACGGGCGCGTGCACCGCGGCCGTGCGCGTCGTGAACTCGTGGCCGGGCGGCTGGCAGGGCGAGCTGACCGTCACCGCGGGCGCGTCCGGCACGACCGGGTGGCGGGCCACCGTCGCCGGCGCCACCGTCACGCAGGCGTGGAACGCGTCGGCGTCGGGCGGCGCGCTGACGAACGCGGCGTGGAACGGCACGCTCGCCCCAGGGGCCTCGACGACGGCGGGCTTCCTCGCGTCGGGCTCCGCGGGCACACCGACGGCGACGTGCACGGGGGCGTGA
- a CDS encoding DinB family protein, with translation MDTPAPAAQTPEPPAIAPDDKDWTWVVEQRCPECGFAASDVPPEAVAGTVRDLVPRWVSALHRDDARERPEPTTWSTLEYGAHVRDVMRIFGERVQLMLDEDDPLFANWDQDATAREDRYDLQDPQVVAGELAAAADVTAARFEAVTDGQWDRPGRRSNGSRFTVRTLGQYFLHDVVHHLHDVRA, from the coding sequence GTGGACACGCCCGCGCCAGCCGCCCAGACCCCCGAGCCGCCCGCGATCGCGCCCGACGACAAGGACTGGACCTGGGTCGTCGAGCAGCGCTGCCCCGAGTGCGGCTTCGCCGCGTCGGACGTCCCGCCGGAGGCCGTCGCCGGCACGGTCCGCGACCTCGTGCCGCGCTGGGTCTCCGCGCTGCACCGTGACGACGCGCGCGAGCGCCCCGAGCCCACGACGTGGTCGACGCTGGAGTACGGCGCGCACGTGCGGGACGTCATGCGCATCTTCGGCGAGCGCGTGCAGCTCATGCTGGACGAGGACGACCCGCTGTTCGCCAACTGGGACCAGGACGCCACCGCGCGAGAGGACCGCTACGACCTGCAGGACCCGCAGGTCGTCGCCGGCGAGCTCGCGGCCGCGGCGGACGTCACGGCGGCACGCTTCGAGGCCGTGACGGACGGGCAGTGGGACCGCCCGGGTCGGCGCAGCAACGGGTCGCGGTTCACGGTGCGCACGCTCGGGCAGTACTTCCTGCACGACGTCGTCCACCACCTGCACGACGTCCGGGCCTGA
- the rpmF gene encoding 50S ribosomal protein L32 — protein MAVPKRRTSRSRTRSRRAQWVATPVDLVPLTVDGRTVAVPRRLVGAVRRGLVDVTTLPDHPR, from the coding sequence ATGGCGGTCCCCAAGCGGAGGACGTCCCGCTCGCGCACGCGCTCACGCCGGGCGCAGTGGGTCGCGACGCCGGTCGACCTGGTGCCGCTCACGGTCGACGGCCGCACGGTCGCCGTCCCGCGCCGCCTGGTGGGCGCGGTCCGCCGAGGCCTCGTCGACGTCACGACCCTGCCGGACCACCCCCGCTGA
- the rpsN gene encoding 30S ribosomal protein S14: protein MAKKSKIARDAQRREVVARYAARRAELRAASVNPHLTEDQRRAARAELHRQPRDASPVRLRNRDLADGRPRGHLRTFGLSRVRFRQMALRGELPGVTKSSW, encoded by the coding sequence GTGGCCAAGAAGAGCAAGATCGCCCGCGACGCGCAGCGCCGCGAGGTCGTCGCCCGGTACGCCGCCCGTCGCGCCGAGCTGCGGGCCGCGTCGGTGAACCCGCACCTGACGGAGGACCAGCGCCGGGCCGCCCGCGCCGAGCTGCACCGCCAGCCGCGCGACGCCTCCCCCGTCCGCCTGCGCAACCGCGACCTCGCCGACGGCCGCCCGCGCGGCCACCTCCGCACGTTCGGCCTGTCCCGCGTGCGCTTCCGCCAGATGGCGCTGCGCGGCGAGCTGCCCGGCGTCACCAAGTCGAGCTGGTGA